From Nocardia sp. XZ_19_385, the proteins below share one genomic window:
- a CDS encoding PP2C family serine/threonine-protein phosphatase has protein sequence MTLVLRYAARSDRGLVRGNNEDSVYAGARLLALADGMGGHAAGEVASQLMIAALAHLDDDEPGTDLLGKLDHAIHEGNAAIADQVEEEPELDGMGTTLTAILFAGNKLGLAHIGDSRAYLLRGGELAQITRDDTFVQSLVDEGRITPEQAHTHPQRSLIMRALTGNEIEPTLIMREARPGDRYLLCSDGLSDVVSDETIANTLREGSTDECADRLIELALRSGGPDNVTVVVADVIDLDYGQSHPIVAGAASGQDEDTPPPNTAAGRAAAMRPPRAAPPRRASATPEPEPPARSHKLRWILLSLGLVLAVGVGLLVGYKMVRNNYYVAADGGKVVILRGLPGSVLGYSIHEVDTIGCVSKNGELTILKTGTTLPAGCRALEVEDLTQTGRNQVNQGLPPGSLNDAESQMRRLASQQLLPVCTPKESVPQPGVVPPTSTEPAPPADAPTTTPNPVATTTAPAPPAEPTPGETRGTDIKTPTKVDPTAPTSTSATPQTPGENCRVTD, from the coding sequence GTGACACTTGTTCTCCGCTACGCAGCGCGCAGCGACCGCGGCCTCGTGCGAGGCAACAACGAGGATTCCGTGTACGCGGGCGCCCGGTTGCTCGCGCTGGCCGATGGCATGGGCGGCCATGCCGCCGGTGAAGTCGCCTCCCAGTTGATGATTGCCGCGCTGGCTCATCTCGACGACGACGAGCCCGGCACCGACTTGCTCGGCAAGCTCGACCACGCGATCCACGAGGGCAATGCCGCGATCGCCGATCAGGTCGAGGAGGAGCCCGAACTCGACGGCATGGGCACCACGCTCACCGCGATCCTGTTCGCCGGCAACAAGCTCGGTCTCGCCCATATCGGCGATTCCCGGGCCTACCTGTTGCGCGGTGGCGAGCTGGCCCAGATCACCAGAGACGACACGTTCGTGCAGTCGCTGGTGGACGAGGGCCGGATCACCCCGGAGCAGGCGCACACCCATCCCCAGCGTTCGCTGATCATGCGCGCGCTCACCGGCAACGAGATCGAGCCGACGCTGATCATGCGGGAGGCCCGCCCGGGCGACCGCTATCTGCTGTGCTCCGACGGCCTCTCCGATGTGGTGAGCGATGAGACCATCGCGAACACCCTGCGCGAGGGCAGCACCGACGAATGCGCCGACCGGCTCATCGAATTGGCGCTGCGCAGCGGCGGCCCGGACAACGTCACCGTGGTCGTCGCCGACGTCATCGATCTCGATTACGGGCAGAGTCATCCGATCGTGGCGGGCGCCGCCTCCGGTCAGGACGAGGACACGCCCCCGCCGAACACCGCGGCCGGCCGGGCCGCCGCGATGCGCCCCCCGCGGGCCGCGCCGCCACGCCGGGCCAGCGCAACTCCGGAACCGGAGCCGCCGGCGAGATCGCACAAGCTCCGCTGGATCCTGCTGTCGCTGGGCCTGGTGCTCGCGGTCGGCGTCGGCCTGCTGGTCGGCTACAAGATGGTGCGCAACAACTATTACGTGGCCGCCGACGGCGGCAAAGTGGTGATTCTGCGCGGACTTCCGGGTTCGGTGCTCGGCTATTCGATCCACGAGGTCGACACCATCGGCTGTGTGAGCAAGAACGGTGAGCTCACCATTCTGAAGACGGGCACCACGCTGCCCGCCGGGTGCCGCGCGCTCGAGGTCGAGGATCTCACCCAGACCGGACGCAATCAGGTCAACCAGGGTCTGCCGCCGGGTTCGCTCAACGATGCCGAAAGCCAGATGCGGCGCTTGGCCTCCCAGCAGCTGCTGCCGGTGTGCACGCCCAAGGAATCGGTGCCGCAGCCCGGTGTCGTGCCGCCGACCTCCACCGAGCCGGCCCCGCCCGCGGACGCTCCGACCACCACGCCGAACCCGGTCGCGACCACCACCGCCCCGGCGCCCCCGGCCGAACCGACTCCTGGGGAGACCCGGGGTACCGACATCAAGACACCGACGAAGGTGGACCCCACCGCGCCGACGTCCACGTCGGCGACCCCCCAGACGCCGGGGGAGAACTGCCGGGTGACGGACTGA
- a CDS encoding FHA domain-containing protein, translating into MQGLILQLTRAGFLLLLWLFVWAVLRTLRSDIYAASGIRIQPRAARGSAVLPSFSRGQKGAKYLVVTQGSLAGTRITLGTQPVLIGRADDSTLVLTDDYASTRHARLSPRGDDWYVEDLGSTNGTYLDRGKVTTAVRVPLGTPVRVGKTVIELRS; encoded by the coding sequence GTGCAGGGATTGATCCTGCAGTTGACCCGTGCGGGGTTCCTTTTGCTGTTATGGCTGTTCGTATGGGCGGTCCTGCGGACCTTGCGCAGCGACATCTACGCGGCCTCCGGCATCCGGATCCAGCCCAGGGCCGCACGCGGTTCCGCGGTGCTGCCTTCCTTCAGCCGCGGCCAGAAGGGCGCCAAATATCTTGTGGTGACTCAAGGTTCACTCGCCGGCACGCGCATCACGCTCGGCACCCAACCGGTGCTGATCGGGCGCGCGGATGATTCCACGCTGGTACTCACCGATGATTACGCCTCCACCCGGCATGCGCGACTTTCCCCGCGTGGTGACGACTGGTACGTCGAAGACCTCGGCTCGACCAATGGCACCTATCTCGACCGCGGGAAAGTCACCACCGCCGTCCGTGTTCCGCTCGGCACCCCGGTTCGTGTCGGCAAGACAGTGATCGAGCTCCGATCGTGA
- a CDS encoding DUF3662 and FHA domain-containing protein, with product MGIVSRFEARLRGTVDDVFARAFGGNVVPKEVEAALQREASEHIEDVGGGHLLAPNDYVITINSSDHGKLDADHTLTTRAFAKHLQDYIRDQGWQTYGEVHVAFEASPTLHTGQFRARGRVDPDAGSGATPAQRPEPSPQRPANPQPGAGPMTQNSGYDPSREPAESDPRNRGYAPPPAGRPNPPNGAYREEYRAPYEAGADNYRAPEGQQGYSDYQNGYDYQQQGGQPAGYQAPGGYQAPGGYEEPGYGQGAPGYGQQGYGEQGYGQQPAGYQEPGYGQGGAGYGQQPGYGQADYGQAPAYGEPGYAEPAYGQPGYGQQQGYGQPGYAEPGYGEQGYAEEQGGYGQAYSQQAGYGAQPGYSAPAPYSGAAPAGSGYSATLQLDDGSGRTYQLREGSNIIGRGQDAHFRLPDTGVSRRHIEVRWDGQTAMLSDLGSTNGTLVNGSPVQDWQLADGDVIRAGHSEILIRIV from the coding sequence ATGGGCATCGTTTCGCGATTCGAAGCTCGACTGCGCGGCACCGTTGACGATGTCTTCGCCCGCGCCTTCGGTGGCAATGTCGTGCCCAAGGAGGTGGAGGCGGCGCTGCAGCGCGAAGCCTCCGAGCACATCGAGGATGTGGGCGGCGGACATCTGCTGGCGCCGAACGATTATGTGATCACCATCAACTCCTCCGATCACGGCAAACTCGACGCCGATCACACACTCACGACCCGTGCGTTCGCCAAACATCTCCAGGACTACATCCGCGATCAGGGGTGGCAGACCTACGGCGAAGTACACGTAGCGTTCGAGGCATCACCTACGCTGCACACCGGACAGTTCAGGGCACGCGGCCGGGTCGATCCCGACGCCGGCAGCGGAGCTACACCAGCTCAACGCCCGGAACCCTCGCCACAACGACCTGCAAACCCGCAACCAGGAGCTGGCCCCATGACGCAGAACTCTGGCTACGACCCGAGCCGTGAGCCCGCGGAGTCCGATCCACGCAATCGCGGGTACGCACCGCCGCCGGCGGGGCGGCCCAACCCGCCCAACGGCGCCTATCGCGAGGAGTACCGCGCACCCTACGAGGCCGGCGCGGACAACTATCGCGCGCCCGAGGGCCAGCAGGGTTACAGCGATTATCAGAACGGCTACGACTACCAGCAGCAGGGCGGCCAGCCGGCCGGCTACCAGGCTCCGGGTGGTTATCAGGCGCCGGGCGGTTATGAGGAGCCCGGCTACGGCCAGGGCGCTCCCGGTTACGGCCAGCAAGGTTATGGCGAACAGGGTTACGGCCAGCAGCCGGCCGGTTACCAGGAGCCCGGTTACGGCCAGGGCGGCGCCGGTTACGGCCAGCAGCCGGGCTACGGCCAGGCCGACTACGGGCAGGCGCCCGCCTACGGCGAGCCGGGCTATGCGGAGCCGGCCTACGGCCAGCCCGGATACGGCCAGCAGCAGGGCTATGGCCAGCCGGGATACGCCGAACCCGGTTACGGCGAACAGGGTTACGCCGAGGAGCAGGGCGGCTACGGCCAGGCCTACTCGCAGCAGGCCGGTTACGGCGCCCAGCCCGGCTATTCCGCGCCCGCCCCGTATTCCGGTGCGGCCCCGGCGGGTTCGGGCTATTCGGCCACCCTGCAGCTGGATGACGGCAGCGGCCGCACCTACCAGCTACGGGAGGGCAGCAACATCATCGGCCGCGGCCAGGACGCGCATTTCCGCCTGCCCGACACCGGTGTTTCGCGCCGCCACATCGAGGTCCGCTGGGACGGCCAGACCGCGATGCTCTCGGATCTGGGCTCCACCAACGGAACCCTGGTCAACGGCTCGCCGGTGCAGGATTGGCAGCTCGCCGACGGCGATGTCATCCGCGCCGGGCATTCCGAGATCCTGATCCGAATCGTCTGA
- a CDS encoding alpha/beta fold hydrolase, which yields MRGLILIGTTAAAYNPAQKAGFENVLMGQWVEGTGALESLCSSIAAAQVGGDPERHREPWVREWVGGDRARWRLAVRCLIDRQSIESHVPEITAPALLMRGFGDQVLTEDVMSALRGQLGGETRLETITADGVTHMCTWTNPELTDPVIRKFLDELPAELPG from the coding sequence GTGCGTGGGCTCATCCTGATCGGCACCACGGCTGCTGCTTACAACCCCGCGCAGAAAGCGGGGTTCGAGAACGTCCTGATGGGGCAGTGGGTCGAGGGGACAGGGGCGCTGGAGTCGTTGTGTTCGTCGATCGCGGCGGCGCAGGTTGGTGGGGACCCGGAGCGTCATCGGGAACCGTGGGTGCGGGAATGGGTTGGGGGCGATCGGGCCCGCTGGCGGCTTGCTGTGCGCTGCTTGATCGACCGTCAGAGCATCGAGTCGCATGTGCCCGAAATCACCGCGCCGGCTCTGCTCATGCGGGGGTTCGGGGATCAAGTGCTCACCGAGGACGTGATGTCCGCGCTGCGGGGCCAGCTCGGCGGGGAGACCCGGCTCGAGACGATCACCGCTGACGGCGTCACTCATATGTGTACCTGGACCAATCCCGAACTGACGGATCCGGTCATCCGGAAGTTCCTCGACGAGTTACCCGCCGAACTGCCTGGCTGA
- a CDS encoding NADH:flavin oxidoreductase produces the protein MSPDPFGPAMLGPVHLRNRIIKAATFEGRTPDALVTDELIEFHRRVAAGGAAMTTVAYCAVAPEGRTDRHQIWMRPDAVPGLQKLTDAVHSEGAAVSAQIGHAGPVANAASNRLPALAPGRQFNPLGMRFTHAATETDLRRVIDAHAGAARLAVRAGFDAVELHFGHNYLLSSFLSPLENKRTDSYGGSLENRARLVRQTADAVRREVGDSIAVLAKFNMDDGVRGGFRGEESRTVARWLEADGNLDALELTVGSSLRNPMYLFRGDVPLREFAAQFPPLQRWGIRVAGRKFLRTYPYREAYLLEKAMDFRAALNLPLILLGGIASRTAIDAAMTSGFEFVAMARALLYDPNLINQLRAEDQTVSPCTHCNRCMPTIYEGTRCVLTAG, from the coding sequence ATGTCGCCTGATCCGTTCGGCCCCGCCATGCTCGGACCGGTCCACCTGCGCAACCGGATCATCAAAGCGGCGACTTTCGAGGGCCGCACCCCGGACGCGTTGGTGACCGACGAACTCATCGAATTCCACCGCAGGGTCGCGGCGGGCGGAGCGGCCATGACTACCGTCGCCTACTGCGCGGTCGCTCCCGAAGGACGCACCGACCGGCACCAGATCTGGATGCGCCCGGACGCGGTGCCGGGCCTGCAAAAGCTCACCGACGCGGTGCATTCCGAAGGCGCCGCCGTCTCCGCCCAGATCGGACATGCGGGCCCGGTCGCGAACGCGGCCTCCAATCGGCTACCCGCCCTCGCGCCGGGCCGCCAGTTCAATCCGCTCGGCATGCGATTCACCCACGCCGCCACCGAAACCGATCTGCGCCGCGTCATCGACGCGCACGCCGGCGCCGCCCGGCTGGCGGTGCGGGCCGGATTCGACGCCGTCGAACTGCATTTCGGCCACAACTACCTGCTCAGCTCGTTCCTGAGCCCGCTGGAGAACAAGCGCACCGACAGCTACGGCGGCAGCCTGGAAAACCGCGCCCGCCTGGTCCGCCAGACCGCCGACGCGGTGCGCCGCGAAGTCGGCGACTCGATCGCGGTACTCGCCAAGTTCAATATGGACGACGGCGTGCGCGGCGGCTTCCGCGGCGAGGAGAGCCGGACCGTGGCGCGGTGGCTGGAGGCCGACGGCAACCTGGACGCCCTCGAACTCACCGTCGGCAGTTCGCTGCGCAACCCGATGTACCTGTTCCGCGGCGACGTACCGCTGCGTGAGTTCGCCGCGCAGTTCCCGCCGCTGCAGCGCTGGGGCATCCGCGTCGCCGGCCGAAAGTTCCTGCGCACCTACCCCTACCGCGAGGCCTACCTCCTCGAGAAGGCGATGGACTTCCGCGCCGCCCTGAACCTCCCCCTGATCCTGCTCGGCGGCATCGCCTCCCGCACCGCCATCGACGCCGCCATGACCAGCGGTTTCGAATTCGTCGCCATGGCCCGAGCCCTGCTCTACGACCCGAACCTGATCAACCAGCTACGCGCCGAAGACCAGACCGTCTCCCCCTGTACCCACTGCAACCGCTGCATGCCCACCATCTACGAGGGCACCCGCTGCGTACTCACCGCCGGATGA
- a CDS encoding SDR family NAD(P)-dependent oxidoreductase, with translation MRRYEGRRVLVTGAGSGIGQGIALRLLDEGAQLIAADIDEAGLQATADKAGDATERLRTVRVNIADPASVTAGVAEGLEFLGGLDVLVNAAGILKPARTHEMPLDAWNQVISINLTGTFLMTQAALPALLDSGNSCVVNLSSTAATNAAPYLAAYAASKGGVNAFTHAIALEYAKQGLRAVNILPAGITSGITTKSILDQPDGADWKLFARLTGWLNGGALGSPDDIAGVVAMVASDDGRYMTGCEIRVDGGAAM, from the coding sequence ATGCGCAGATATGAGGGCCGTCGAGTGCTGGTGACCGGAGCGGGGTCGGGAATCGGACAGGGCATCGCCCTGCGCCTACTCGACGAAGGGGCCCAGCTGATCGCCGCCGACATCGACGAGGCGGGCTTGCAGGCCACCGCGGACAAGGCGGGCGACGCGACCGAGCGGCTGCGGACCGTGCGGGTGAACATCGCGGACCCGGCCTCGGTCACCGCGGGCGTCGCCGAGGGTCTCGAATTCCTCGGCGGCCTCGACGTTCTGGTGAACGCGGCCGGCATCCTCAAACCCGCGCGCACGCACGAGATGCCGCTGGACGCCTGGAACCAGGTCATCAGCATCAACCTGACCGGCACCTTCCTGATGACCCAGGCCGCGCTGCCCGCGCTGCTGGATTCCGGGAACAGCTGCGTGGTCAATCTGTCTTCCACCGCGGCCACCAACGCCGCGCCCTACCTCGCGGCGTACGCGGCGTCCAAGGGCGGCGTCAACGCCTTCACCCACGCCATCGCGCTGGAGTACGCCAAGCAGGGCCTGCGCGCGGTGAACATCCTGCCCGCCGGCATCACCAGCGGGATCACCACCAAGTCGATCCTGGATCAGCCCGACGGCGCCGACTGGAAACTGTTCGCCCGCTTGACCGGCTGGCTCAACGGCGGCGCGCTCGGCAGCCCGGACGACATCGCCGGCGTGGTCGCCATGGTCGCCTCCGACGACGGCCGCTACATGACCGGCTGCGAGATCCGCGTCGACGGCGGAGCGGCCATGTAG
- a CDS encoding class I SAM-dependent methyltransferase produces the protein MPGVRAKVLSTLAGQLGNPHGVLGKGVAFILNRGNRGLIEAAAGAATGATVADIGFGGGVGLELLLARDGTTVHGVEISPDMLARARSSFAREIGAGRLRLSEGSMTALPFDDDSLDAAITVNTIYFVPDLDAACAELARAVRPGGKLVIGIGDPEAMTKMPFTAYGFTLRPVAEVSAALERAGCAVEHRQLPGRPIPTHLLIATPK, from the coding sequence ATGCCTGGTGTTCGCGCGAAAGTCCTGTCCACCCTCGCCGGTCAGCTCGGCAATCCCCACGGCGTGCTGGGTAAGGGGGTCGCCTTCATCCTCAACCGCGGAAACCGGGGCCTCATCGAAGCCGCAGCCGGCGCGGCCACCGGCGCGACCGTCGCCGATATCGGTTTCGGCGGCGGTGTGGGGCTCGAGCTCCTGCTCGCCCGCGACGGCACGACCGTGCACGGCGTCGAAATCTCCCCGGACATGCTGGCCCGGGCACGTTCGAGTTTCGCGCGCGAAATCGGCGCGGGCCGCCTGCGACTCAGCGAAGGATCGATGACCGCCCTGCCGTTCGACGACGACAGCCTGGACGCGGCCATTACCGTCAACACCATCTATTTCGTGCCGGACCTGGACGCGGCCTGCGCGGAACTCGCCCGTGCCGTGCGCCCCGGCGGCAAGCTGGTGATCGGCATCGGCGACCCCGAGGCGATGACGAAAATGCCGTTCACCGCTTACGGATTCACCCTCCGGCCGGTCGCCGAGGTGAGCGCCGCACTGGAACGCGCGGGCTGCGCCGTCGAACACCGGCAGCTCCCGGGCCGCCCGATTCCCACGCATCTGCTGATCGCCACACCGAAGTGA
- a CDS encoding stage II sporulation protein M, with protein sequence MDVDAYSVMHRRSWDRLDHLSRRGKLTGAEAEELVALYRRTSQQLARLQSHSPEPELIAGLSAVLTRARGKVLGTKSDPWAEFGRFWTQVFPAAVYRTWVWWATAGALFVLLTAGIAEWVRGSGAARELFGIPADNTAITAPGGKFETYYTEHPNDAFAAQVWTNNAWVSAVCLFTGVLILPVVYMLVMNAVNVGITAGLMAEAGRLDAFFGYILPHGMLELTAVFVAGGAGLKLGWTLIDPGRLSRLEAVARQGRAAATIALGLVAVLFVSGLLEGFVTPSGLPGSMRIGIGFLAEILFLVYVFVLGRRAVLAEDSNPVLETLDNPWQTTPSTR encoded by the coding sequence ATGGACGTGGACGCCTACAGCGTCATGCACCGGCGGTCCTGGGACCGCCTGGATCACCTGTCCCGGCGGGGGAAACTCACCGGTGCGGAAGCGGAGGAACTGGTCGCGCTGTACCGGCGCACCTCGCAGCAGCTGGCCCGGCTCCAGTCGCACAGTCCGGAGCCGGAACTCATCGCCGGGCTGAGCGCGGTACTGACCCGCGCCCGCGGCAAGGTGCTGGGCACCAAGTCCGATCCGTGGGCCGAGTTCGGCCGGTTCTGGACGCAGGTGTTCCCGGCCGCGGTCTATCGGACCTGGGTGTGGTGGGCGACCGCGGGCGCGCTGTTCGTGTTGCTGACGGCCGGGATCGCCGAATGGGTGCGCGGGTCGGGTGCAGCGCGCGAGCTGTTCGGCATTCCGGCGGACAACACCGCGATCACCGCGCCCGGCGGCAAGTTCGAGACCTATTACACCGAGCATCCGAACGACGCGTTCGCGGCGCAGGTCTGGACGAACAACGCCTGGGTGAGTGCCGTCTGCCTGTTCACCGGCGTGCTGATCCTGCCCGTGGTCTACATGCTCGTGATGAACGCGGTGAATGTCGGCATCACCGCGGGCCTGATGGCCGAGGCCGGGCGGCTGGACGCGTTCTTCGGCTACATCCTGCCGCACGGGATGCTGGAGCTGACGGCGGTTTTCGTGGCCGGTGGCGCGGGCCTGAAGCTGGGGTGGACGCTGATCGATCCGGGCCGGCTGAGCCGGTTGGAGGCGGTCGCCAGACAGGGCCGGGCCGCCGCAACGATCGCGCTGGGTCTGGTGGCTGTGTTGTTCGTGTCCGGTCTGCTGGAGGGTTTCGTGACGCCGAGCGGGCTGCCCGGCTCGATGCGGATCGGAATCGGATTCCTCGCGGAGATCCTGTTTCTGGTGTATGTGTTCGTCCTGGGCCGGCGCGCGGTGCTCGCGGAGGACAGCAACCCGGTGCTGGAGACGCTCGACAACCCTTGGCAGACAACGCCGAGCACACGCTGA
- a CDS encoding RDD family protein, translated as MAEFTTGEAVSLELPIARIPTRATAFLLDVLVQLMLGFFALIAVAITLEQLDAGDAWEAAIMLLTVVAILVGYPVACETLTRGRTLGKLAVGLRVVRTDGGPIDFRHALTRGLGGAIVDFWIFGGFGAIAVITSICSPNARRVGDVLAGTVVVHAQQPLPRPALAVAPPWLAGWVTQLDLTGIPEDLALAIRQYLTRLRTLTPATQSGLGQQLVHAVCTRLQVAAPANYPPVQILGAIIAERQRRALTPAGPSLVRTG; from the coding sequence ATGGCTGAATTCACTACCGGGGAAGCGGTCTCGTTAGAGCTTCCGATCGCCCGGATCCCCACCAGGGCCACCGCGTTCCTTCTCGACGTGCTGGTCCAGCTGATGCTGGGCTTCTTCGCGCTGATCGCGGTCGCCATCACCCTCGAACAGCTCGACGCGGGCGACGCGTGGGAGGCGGCGATCATGCTGTTGACCGTGGTCGCCATTCTGGTCGGCTACCCGGTCGCCTGCGAAACCCTCACCCGCGGCCGCACCCTCGGCAAGCTGGCGGTCGGTCTGCGCGTGGTCCGCACCGACGGCGGCCCGATCGATTTCCGGCACGCCCTCACCCGCGGCCTGGGCGGCGCCATCGTCGACTTCTGGATCTTCGGCGGCTTCGGCGCGATCGCGGTCATCACCTCGATCTGCTCGCCGAACGCCCGCCGCGTCGGCGACGTCCTCGCGGGCACCGTCGTCGTGCACGCCCAGCAGCCGCTGCCCCGCCCAGCCCTCGCCGTCGCCCCGCCGTGGCTGGCCGGGTGGGTTACCCAGCTCGATCTCACCGGCATCCCCGAGGATCTGGCCCTGGCGATCCGGCAATACCTGACCCGCCTGCGAACCCTCACCCCCGCAACGCAATCCGGCCTGGGCCAGCAGCTCGTGCACGCCGTCTGCACCCGCCTCCAGGTTGCGGCCCCCGCGAACTATCCGCCGGTCCAGATTCTCGGCGCGATCATCGCCGAACGGCAGCGCCGGGCCCTGACAC